From a region of the Ignisphaera sp. genome:
- a CDS encoding ABC transporter permease, with translation MTKLNPFIVFMIKRVSMMILTFFVAMTLIFLLPRLIPGNPLAMLIYSLVQTGATDPERLKAVERMLLEYFQLDKPLHEQYFRFIQDLFRGDLGRSIMFFPNTVNDIIIRYLPWTLALLIPAIIASWIVGNTIGVVAAINRGKLTDKIVLPLLAVLQGTPPYIFAMYLLLIFGVYLKILPTGGGWSPTLGPSLSATFVLDYLRHYILPFTSIFLTSLGGWGLSMRNIALQELTTDYMDYVRVLALSQKKTMRYLFKCSALPQIVGLAIVLGWSVAGSVITEIVFNYPGIGTALWRALQSTDYMLIQGFFVILIGTIILANFISEIMFAVIDPRVRYAYVGA, from the coding sequence GTGACTAAACTAAATCCATTCATAGTTTTTATGATAAAGAGAGTTAGCATGATGATCCTAACGTTTTTTGTAGCAATGACATTGATATTCCTATTGCCACGTCTTATCCCAGGAAACCCACTAGCCATGCTAATATATTCTCTAGTTCAGACTGGTGCAACCGATCCTGAAAGACTTAAAGCAGTTGAGAGAATGCTTTTAGAGTACTTCCAGCTCGATAAACCTCTACACGAGCAGTACTTCAGATTTATTCAAGACCTCTTTAGAGGAGATTTAGGAAGATCCATAATGTTCTTTCCAAATACCGTTAACGATATTATTATACGATACCTTCCATGGACTTTAGCTCTACTTATACCTGCAATAATAGCTTCATGGATCGTAGGAAACACCATAGGGGTTGTAGCAGCTATAAACAGAGGAAAACTTACCGATAAAATCGTTCTACCATTACTTGCAGTTCTTCAAGGTACACCTCCATACATATTCGCCATGTATCTATTGCTAATTTTTGGTGTATATCTCAAAATTCTACCTACTGGAGGTGGATGGTCTCCAACTTTAGGACCTAGCCTATCTGCAACATTTGTTCTAGACTACCTAAGACACTACATACTACCATTCACATCAATATTCCTAACATCTTTAGGTGGATGGGGACTAAGTATGAGGAATATTGCTTTACAAGAATTGACAACAGATTACATGGACTACGTCAGAGTTCTAGCACTTTCGCAAAAAAAGACCATGAGATACCTCTTTAAGTGCTCAGCTCTACCACAAATAGTTGGTTTAGCAATAGTTTTAGGATGGAGCGTGGCCGGTTCAGTTATAACTGAAATAGTGTTCAATTACCCTGGTATAGGCACAGCTCTCTGGAGAGCACTACAGTCTACAGACTATATGTTGATACAGGGCTTCTTCGTAATACTGATAGGGACAATAATACTAGCCAACTTTATATCAGAGATCATGTTTGCTGTTATCGATCCACGAGTTAGATATGCATATGTAGGTGCATAA
- a CDS encoding rhamnulokinase family protein has translation MSEIVALAFDLGASSCRAMIGFINEKEKKVRVEELYRWPNYMVRVGESLHWDVLRIWHEMKYAIKLAYRRYGNRLLSIGVDTWGIDYALLDEKGELIGNPHTYRDPRTEGILEEVLKIVPKEKIYERTGIQFIRINTLFQIYSMVKKGSPQLKITKTFLMIPDLFNYWLSGEAFAEFTEATTTQFLDPKAKNWAYDILEALGIPTRIFPPVIEPTTKLGKISPKLVSELDVPKDIEIIAPATHDTASAIAAGPMVNESAGYVSSGTWSLVGVELPEPLINRKAMEYNFTNEGGAFNTITFLRNIQGMWIVEEVRRVLSEQGQQLSYPEILKMALEAKPFKAFIDPDDDRFVAPLNMVDAIMQYLEETKQERPSNIGELFRIVFESLALKYRLVFEQAEDLIGRKLTHINIFGGGSRNWLLNQLTADFTNKKVYAGPEEATSIGNVLLQVAGLGIIKSLRELREYVQNSYQISVYEPNHSKEHDEAYTRFLELLYGKA, from the coding sequence GTGAGCGAGATTGTTGCACTAGCTTTCGATTTGGGTGCTAGCAGTTGTAGAGCTATGATTGGGTTTATTAATGAGAAGGAAAAGAAGGTACGTGTTGAAGAGCTTTATCGTTGGCCTAACTATATGGTTAGGGTAGGTGAGAGTCTTCATTGGGATGTTCTCAGGATATGGCACGAGATGAAGTATGCGATAAAGCTTGCCTATAGAAGGTACGGTAATAGGCTTCTATCTATAGGTGTAGATACTTGGGGAATAGATTATGCTCTTTTAGACGAGAAAGGTGAACTCATCGGTAATCCACACACATATAGAGATCCTAGAACTGAGGGTATACTTGAAGAAGTTCTGAAGATAGTTCCAAAAGAGAAGATATATGAGAGAACAGGTATACAGTTCATAAGGATAAATACATTGTTTCAAATATATTCAATGGTTAAGAAAGGTTCTCCACAGCTGAAGATAACCAAAACCTTCCTAATGATACCCGATCTATTCAACTACTGGTTAAGCGGTGAAGCCTTTGCAGAATTTACTGAAGCAACAACAACACAGTTTCTCGATCCCAAGGCAAAGAACTGGGCATATGATATACTTGAGGCATTGGGAATACCTACACGTATATTTCCTCCAGTTATCGAGCCAACCACAAAATTAGGTAAAATATCTCCAAAACTCGTCTCGGAACTTGATGTACCAAAAGATATAGAGATAATTGCGCCAGCAACCCATGATACTGCTTCAGCAATAGCAGCAGGACCTATGGTTAATGAGAGTGCTGGTTATGTGAGTTCTGGTACATGGTCTCTAGTAGGTGTAGAGCTTCCAGAACCTCTAATAAACAGGAAAGCTATGGAGTACAACTTTACTAATGAGGGAGGGGCGTTCAATACTATAACATTTCTCAGAAACATCCAAGGTATGTGGATAGTTGAGGAAGTTAGAAGAGTACTAAGTGAGCAAGGTCAGCAACTCTCTTATCCAGAGATACTCAAGATGGCTCTAGAAGCAAAACCATTTAAGGCATTCATAGATCCTGATGATGATAGGTTTGTAGCACCATTGAACATGGTTGACGCTATAATGCAGTACCTCGAGGAAACAAAACAAGAAAGACCATCAAATATTGGTGAACTCTTCAGAATAGTATTCGAAAGTCTTGCTCTAAAATATAGACTTGTTTTTGAACAAGCAGAAGATCTTATAGGTAGAAAACTAACACATATAAACATATTTGGAGGAGGTTCTAGAAACTGGCTACTTAACCAACTTACCGCTGACTTCACTAACAAAAAAGTGTATGCAGGTCCTGAAGAAGCTACATCGATAGGTAATGTACTTCTACAAGTAGCAGGCTTAGGTATAATAAAGTCTTTGAGAGAATTAAGAGAATATGTTCAGAATTCATATCAGATCAGTGTATATGAACCTAATCACAGTAAAGAACATGATGAGGCATACACAAGATTTCTTGAACTACTTTACGGTAAGGCTTAA
- the rbsK gene encoding ribokinase encodes MCIAVVGSIHADFYIKTKKFPQPDETIIGSDFIIYPGGKGANQAVGCARLGIETYMIGAVGNDYIGRLLVENLAKNGIKVDYIFTAECSSGVAFIILNEETGENMIIVSSGADNALTPNYVESVLEDLRNRARILLVQLEIPIETVYKAIEIAKELDMTTILNPAPARSLDKRIYSYIDVIVPNRVELQQLTNIKIATIDDVFKASEELLNYGCNAVVTTLGSMGAAVVTPSIRVIVPAFKTQIVDTVGAGDAFVAGLAVSLYENRDIVEAAKYANATATLKIMRMGAQSMPTRSEVEEFLKKYSQNNNEILKVY; translated from the coding sequence ATGTGTATAGCTGTTGTTGGTAGTATACATGCAGATTTTTATATAAAGACCAAAAAGTTTCCACAACCAGATGAAACAATCATCGGTAGCGATTTTATAATATACCCGGGTGGTAAAGGTGCTAACCAAGCTGTAGGATGTGCTCGTCTAGGTATTGAGACATATATGATAGGAGCTGTAGGCAATGATTATATAGGTCGCCTGCTCGTTGAGAATCTTGCAAAGAATGGCATAAAGGTGGACTATATCTTTACAGCAGAGTGTAGTAGTGGAGTAGCTTTTATAATTCTTAACGAAGAAACTGGTGAAAATATGATAATAGTTTCATCTGGTGCTGATAACGCTCTTACACCAAATTACGTAGAGAGTGTTCTCGAAGATCTGAGGAATAGAGCTAGAATCCTTTTAGTTCAACTTGAAATACCTATAGAAACAGTATATAAAGCAATTGAAATAGCTAAAGAGTTGGATATGACTACTATATTGAATCCCGCGCCAGCAAGATCCTTAGATAAGCGCATCTATAGCTACATAGACGTAATCGTTCCAAATAGAGTTGAGCTTCAGCAGCTCACGAACATTAAGATAGCTACCATTGATGATGTTTTTAAGGCTAGCGAAGAACTACTAAACTATGGCTGTAACGCTGTAGTTACTACACTTGGATCTATGGGAGCAGCAGTAGTTACTCCATCAATAAGAGTTATTGTTCCAGCATTCAAGACCCAGATAGTAGATACAGTTGGAGCTGGCGACGCCTTTGTAGCAGGTCTTGCAGTATCGCTATATGAAAATAGAGATATAGTTGAAGCTGCCAAATATGCTAATGCAACAGCTACTTTAAAGATTATGCGCATGGGTGCTCAAAGTATGCCAACACGTAGTGAAGTTGAAGAGTTTCTAAAGAAGTATTCACAAAACAATAATGAAATATTAAAGGTATATTGA